In Babesia microti strain RI chromosome IV, complete genome, the sequence TCCCGCACAGGTGGCACGACCCAAATGACTGCCCGCAAACGAATCGGTAGCACCTGGCACAGGTCACAACTCCGCTCTCAAACTGAGAATTTGTGCAATTTGCGGTACTTCTCGCCGCTCCTACCCCGAAGGCGAAGCAGCTTTTGCAAATTGATGCTAGACACGACCCGCACCTCTTGACTGTCACCCGCTTGCTCTCTACGATTCCGCAGCCGCTGCATTAACAAAGCATTGGAAGGTATACTAGTGTGGTATAAGGTAGTAGTAGTAGTATATAATAGTAGTGTATAATAACAGTATATGCTAGTAGTGTTAATAACAGTATATACGGGTAATGATAAACCTACCTGCAAAACTGGTCCGCCGCCCTAGAGTTGATCTGCCTCGCCACCTCGGGCCCGCAAATATCCAGTCCTCTCCTAAAGGATACTCCAGAAATATAGTTAAACAGATTGACAATAAACTTCACATCCCTACCCAAGTTAAACAGCTCGGACAGCACGACAGCCGCCTCACAAGCACTGCGGAAAAAGGACACGTTCTTGTCATCCGTCAGGCCGCTCGCGTACCTAACGGTCTGGAAGCTTGGAAGGTCGGTGAAAATGTCCATCAGCATGCAGGGCGTGGGCAGGGTCTCCAGCGGTATGCTGACGTCGAGCTCGTCGTCTACCGCCACGGGCTCCAATGGCCCCCGATCCAACTCCATCTGCTCTAATGGTCCCTGCTCCAATGACTCACGCTCCCGCTTCAACCCACCTCCCCCTGGGGGCGAGGCCGGCGCAGGGCCATCGGGCTGCAGGTCAAACTGAGGAGAAAGCCCGTTCTGGTTGAAACAAACCAATAAGACCCCTTCCGTCCCCGCTTCGGCAGCATGCGCTGCCCCTTTGGTATCCCCATCAGAATCGGGGGATCTGAACCTGCAGTATGCGTCCCTAAAGAGTTGCAGCAGCCGTGACTTGTCCGTTTCCAAAAAGTCCTTGGCATATATGCCCAGTTTCCAGGAGCCGTCGCGCTTGAAAGGGACGTCCAATCCGCCCGGGGTGCCTGCCCTGTTCCGGTAGCAGTCACCCTCTAATCGCTGCTGTACCTTGCGTAGTAGTGACGTGGGAGACACGCCCTTGGCGTGTACTTGACAAAGGATTTCCGGCTTGTTTAATACCGTATCCCATTCGTACAGACATTCACGCAATGCCGTAACGCAGGGTATGTGAAAGAACTTGGTACATTCTGCGTTGCTACACTGCACAAGGCAGCTTCCCCACCGCTTGCAGTCGAAGCATCTACCCGTGTAAAGGTGGGCCCCGCCCTTGCGCGGGGCTTGCTGAGCCTCCTCTCCGGAGCGCTTGGGGGCGATTTCAATGGTAAGCGCGCACTTGACGTGGGCCCAAAGGGGGGGTCTGTTGGTGGGTAGGGCGGGCCCGCCCGCCAGGCAGAGGGTACTAAACCCACAGAGCATACAGAAGGGCACTAGAGGGGCGGCATCTGTGTGGTGTGGTGTAGACATTTTAGCATAGATACGAGGGTCCCTAACGAAGGGCCAGCCGTTGTAGATATTATCAACTGTTGCACTAGCCTCGGCCTTAACGAATTTGTCGTAGACAGTGTCGCTGATTGGCAAGAACGGCACTGTAGAATCGAACTTAGCAAGCCTTAGATTGTTGACTAAACACTCTCCGCGTTTTTCTACATCTTCAGTGCCCAATCTGCGTATAGCATCAAAGGCCCGTGGCGTTTCAATGTGGGGAATTTGTGAGATGAGGAAAGAGCAAAGCTGGCAGACCCAGGACTCGTCTCCCAGCTCCTGCACTTCAGCCGCAACGCATTTTACGTGCATGGGCAGGTAACAGCAGTCGCAAAACATAATTGGATTGTCATCCCAGTCATCAGCTGTGGAACAGACGCTGCAGAGGGCTTTTTCGGTCCAGTTCGAAGGAAGCATTGCGCTATCTTTACAGGTGACTCGAAGGTGCTGTATGTTTCCAATCTGAATTGCGCTGGTGTAGGCGTATAGAGTGTCCGTATTTGTTTCCCTATATTCGTTCATGTATTGTGACATCATACGGAGCTCAGTTTCCTTCCAGGCGGCATAGTTGGGGTGCTTTTCTGCTTCGCATGCATGTAGAAGATCGTCAAGCTTTCGCCCAAGCTTTCCCACTAAATCTGTATAGAATTCAAAAGTGGCGCAGTAATCTGTGTTATACGTGTAATTCAATGCTATAGAAGtaaatgccaaatttgcTATATAATAACATGTTTAGAGGATGTGTGGCCTACCGTCTTCTATGCGGGCGGCAAAGCCGCTTGAAAATTTGGGCTCGTTTTCATGTATTTTTCGCCTTCGTTCAAAAGGCTTGAAAATGTCCTTAGGGATGATCTCACTCATGTAATTGTCCATGTTTGACATGGAACGACGCAATTGGTTTATAGGCAACTTGCTAGGAATGAAACATGCCTCTGGAAAGGTGGGCCTTATGTTAAAATCCATTGTGGGCGCCTCCCCGCAGCTGCGCTGCAGGCCATTGCACCTGTGACAAAATGGTACACGCTCCGGAAATTGTTGATATGTATAGGGCGGGTAGAAGCTGAAACTGCATCTTTTAGCTATCAGTGAAAACCTGGGGTGCAGGGCCCACGCCTCGTCATTGCAGCCGTAGAGCTCATTGCCATCGCTGCGACAGGCGGGGGTGCTTAGTACTTCTGTTTGCAGGGAAAATGGAGAGTCCATTAGGGTTAGGGTTAGGAAATTTGGGCCAGGGCGCATAACTAGCGGCAGAGTCCCCCTACCGTGGTACTTTGGGGAGACTTCGGGATCGAACCCGCTCTGGGTACGCCTGGCCGCGGGCCACCCCTCGCCATACCTGTCCCTAGCACACTTTACCGCCCATTCAAAGCTGTCCTTGTACCTCCTGCACTTGTTGACTTTGAATTCGATAGAGTATGGCTTTGCCCGTGTATCCTTACCTCTTCCTCCGCTTACGCTTGCATCTATGATCTTGTACATTTGCCTCGCATTTTTTATCGATCTGATGAGCTGTACCGGGGGCGGTGAAAAGTAATTCTGAGTGATTCTATTCCCACCTTTTCTAGGGACGACCAAAAATTTTCTTCgtcaaaatttgaagagTTGGCGGAGCTTGCGCTGGTGGCTGCCCTATCGGAGCCCCTGCTCGAGCTCTGGACATCCTGCCCCCGTCTCAGCCCCCTAGTTCTGTTCCTGGTCATTATGAAATCTCACAGTTGCATTGATGGGCCATAGAAAAGAGGAGGGTTCTTTTGTTGCGGTGGTCTACTAATCTCATAAGCGACTTATTCTATTGTGTATCCAGCCGCCAACTTATCTTCGCtaagtatatttttttccAAATCAACGAAAACGCCCTTGtgttaaattaaatgcttGTATCAAAATTCACGAGCATTCGCGATAATTCCCTAGTTACATTAGTTTTGCAAATATACTAACTCCGCTccaattacatatatttctTTGTCAAAGCAATTTCTAACGAATTGGAGGTGCCACATAAGGTGACTTGATGGTCAAGTATTGTTACTGAAAGGATATTACACTGGAAAATCCCCTATAACATCCAGTCCAAAGGGGGTTCCGAGCCCCTCATCCGTAAATCCCAGGGTCCGCCAAGTGAGGTAGGCTGTTGGGTAGGGGGTAAGGCATATTTTTGCTGATGAGGCAAATATGCCGCTGCTTCTGGTTATCATTGTTCATCAGTGGTTGTGTGGCAATTTACACGGCAAATTCTACCCATCATAT encodes:
- a CDS encoding conserved Plasmodium protein, unknown function (overlaps_old_locusTagID:BBM_III09670;~overlaps_old_locusTagID:BBM_III09675), with amino-acid sequence MTRNRTRGLRRGQDVQSSSRGSDRAATSASSANSSNFDEENFWSSLEKNYFSPPPVQLIRSIKNARQMYKIIDASVSGGRGKDTRAKPYSIEFKVNKCRRYKDSFEWAVKCARDRYGEGWPAARRTQSGFDPEVSPKYHGRGTLPLVMRPGPNFLTLTLMDSPFSLQTEVLSTPACRSDGNELYGCNDEAWALHPRFSLIAKRCSFSFYPPYTYQQFPERVPFCHRCNGLQRSCGEAPTMDFNIRPTFPEACFIPSKLPINQLRRSMSNMDNYMSEIIPKDIFKPFERRRKIHENEPKFSSGFAARIEDDYCATFEFYTDLVGKLGRKLDDLLHACEAEKHPNYAAWKETELRMMSQYMNEYRETNTDTLYAYTSAIQIGNIQHLRVTCKDSAMLPSNWTEKALCSVCSTADDWDDNPIMFCDCCYLPMHVKCVAAEVQELGDESWVCQLCSFLISQIPHIETPRAFDAIRRLGTEDVEKRGECLVNNLRLAKFDSTVPFLPISDTVYDKFVKAEASATVDNIYNGWPFVRDPRIYAKMSTPHHTDAAPLVPFCMLCGFSTLCLAGGPALPTNRPPLWAHVKCALTIEIAPKRSGEEAQQAPRKGGAHLYTGRCFDCKRWGSCLVQCSNAECTKFFHIPCVTALRECLYEWDTVLNKPEILCQVHAKGVSPTSLLRKVQQRLEGDCYRNRAGTPGGLDVPFKRDGSWKLGIYAKDFLETDKSRLLQLFRDAYCRFRSPDSDGDTKGAAHAAEAGTEGVLLVCFNQNGLSPQFDLQPDGPAPASPPGGGGLKRERESLEQGPLEQMELDRGPLEPVAVDDELDVSIPLETLPTPCMLMDIFTDLPSFQTVRYASGLTDDKNVSFFRSACEAAVVLSELFNLGRDVKFIVNLFNYISGVSFRRGLDICGPEVARQINSRAADQFCSGCGIVESKRVTVKRCGSCLASICKSCFAFGVGAARSTANCTNSQFESGVVTCARCYRFVCGQSFGSCHLCGRLDGFLFAGSDCLVHLICAQLLIPPKCWGDGLRLGRVKNTRVGSCHYCRLNIGLTSTCASPICGVRFHPYCAFVLKKHSISTPTGSATVSSSPCVAGPKKDRTNSEKLLKAKKPGVAFARILCVVHSEKGDAIHSREFTDADRRAAVCDFFRGIDYTFTHRHTDGKGPTLIRTQSNSSGTVSTRKKGEGKMDAERKRGAKKPDLRKFLTMQEIMQYGHSGRTSDDQYYCPICFSLYYETTPGLPGDDLHWIGCDGCERWFHWICIGYSDNDPPKDSDWFCVTCKNPKEGQRGTDAQHQR